The region GGGAATACTTGTTGCTGACTCAAAACCTCAGGGAGCTCAGGTTTTAGAAAATAAAGAGCTTATAGGAGTTACTCCACTTGAAGAGAAGATAGATGTTGGAGAACACCATATAATATTCAAACTTGGTGCTGTTGGAACATCAAGGGTTGTGAATATAGAGTATGGAAAACCAACTAAAATTTTTGTTAATCTTGAGAAAGCTGTAATACATTTCAATGGGATTCCCCAGGACGCTGTTTTTTATATAGATGGGAAAAAGATTGGAAGCTTCCCAAAAACTGTTGAGCTTGATGAAGGCCTTCACAGGATAACTATTGAAAAAGGTGTTTACAGAGACTCTTTCACCTTAAAAGTCAAGAAAGGTGATGAGTTCAATGTCAGATATGTTCTTGAGGATGTTCAGCTTCCACCAATTCAGGCTTATGGTCCTATATCTTTCACTCCTGACAGAAAGTATCTTGTAACAATGGGTAAAGCGGGTATCTACTTCTGGGATATAAAGAAATTCAAGCCCCAGATATCCCTTTATGATCCTAAGGATGTAAGAAACTTTGATAAGTTTATAAATTTCGGAATATCTGAGAATGGAGAGTTTGTCGCAGGTATAAAACCTATAAGAAAGCTCGCCTATGCTTTAAAGGATAAAACTAAAAAATATGACAAGATACTTGTCTGGGATATGAAAACAACATTTCCCGTTTTATCAAAACTTTATCCGATGGAAAGTATAGCTGTATTTATAGGAAATGATAAACTCTACTTTATAACCAAAGATGGATATATAAAGATAGCTGATTTCAAAACTGGAGAGATAAAAGAAGAGATCAGCATCGGTGATAAACCAACTGTAGCAAAGTATGATAAAGGGATAATATTTATAGGAACAGAATCAGGAAAGATTGTTCAGTTTGATACGGCACAGAGATCCAAAACTGAGAAAAGGATACATCAGGGTAAGGTAAACAGCCTTGAGATTTCCTTTGACAGAAAGTTTATAGTAACAGCATCATCAGATGGAAAAGTTGCTATTCTTGATAAGGATCTAAACAACCAGAAGATATTTGAGTTTGGCTCTGAGATCTTATCCGCAAACATATCTCCTGAGAACAAAAAAATCGCCGTTGGGAAACCTGACAGAACTGTTGATGTTATTGATATAAACAGCGGAGAAACTCTATACAGTATAGATGGATTAAAAGCTCCTGTTATATCTCTCGCTTTCTCAAATGAAGATATACTTATAACAGCTTCGTCTATAAAAACTCCCCGTGTAAATATCTGGAAAAACGGACACCTTCTGAGAAAATGGATACAGACTGTTGAATAAAAGGGCTCTCGCCCTTCTTTTTTATTTCCCGGATTTAGGATATATTAATTTGTCTGAAAATTTTTTTAGGAGCTGATTTTATGTGCGGAGTTTTTGGCGTTTTTAATAACTCACTTGCGTCACATATGACATTTTTAGGACTTCACGCCCTTCAACACAGAGGTCAGGAGTCTGCAGGTATAGCCGTTTCAGATGGTTATGATATAAACCTTAGAACTGGTGAAGGACTTGTTACAAAAGCCCTTAAGGAAAAGGATCTTCAGGAGCTGAAGGGAGATATAGCTATAGGTCATGTAAGATACTCAACAGCTGGTGGTTCAAATCCAAAAAATATTCAGCCTTTCTTTGCCCATTTCTACGGCGGTTCTTTTGCGATCGCACACAACGGTAACCTTGTTAATGCAGAACAGATAAGGGAAGATCTTGAGAAAAACGGCGCTATTTTCAGATCAACGTCAGATACAGAGGTTTTTATACACCTGATAGCAAAGGCTAAAGAACCACCACCTTCACATATAATGCTCCATGAGAATGACAGGGATTTCCTTCCACTCATATTCTCCGCTATGAATAAGGTCAAAGGTGCTTACTCACTTCTTATACTCAGGGAAAAACAGCTTATAGCTGTAAGGGATCCTTACGGTTTCAGACCTCTTGTTCTTGGTAAAAACAGATCAGGCAGTTATTTTATAGCATCTGAAACATGTGCCCTTGATATTGTTGATGCTGAATACCTGAGGGATATAAAACCCGGTGAGGTTTTTGTTATAGATGATTCAGGGATGAGATCCTACTTTCCACTTGATCATGCCGACAATCCGAGAAAATGCATATTTGAGTTTGTATACTTTGCAAGGCCTGACAGTATGATATTTCAGGACTGGGTTTATGAGATAAGAAAGGAGATGGGAAGAACCCTTGCAAGGGAGTTTAAGGTTGATGCCGATTATGTTGTTCCTGTCCTTGATTCAGGCCTTTTAGCAGCGAAAGGGTACTCTGAGGAGAGCGGTATTCCCCTTGAGATAGGACTTATAAGAAACCATTATGTTGGTAGAAGTTTTATACAGCCAAAACAGGAGATAAGAGATCTTAGCGTTAAATTAAAATTGAACCCTGTCAGACAGGTTGTTGAGGGAAAAAGGCTGGTTGTTATTGATGACTCTCTTGTAAGGGGAACAACAAGTAAAAAGATAGTGAATATGCTGAGAAAGGCGGGGGCTAAGGAGATACATTTCTTATTAAGCTCACCACCTGTTATAAGCCCGTGCTATTACGGTATAGACACACCAACAAAAGAGGAGCTTATAGCTGCTAATATGAGTATAGAACAGATAAGGGATTATATCGGTGTTGACAGCCTGTACTATCTATCCCTTGAAGGTATGATAGGAGCTGCAAATAAGTTCAGGCAGAAAGGTTTTTGCACAGCATGTTTTACAGGAAACTACCCTGTGTTCTGAGGCTGATATGCCAAATTTAGATAAGATCCATAACAAAATAAGAAAAGAGGGTCTGGATTCCTTTTTCTTTACAGGATCTGCTGATATTTTTTATATGACATACTTCAGTTCAACAAACGCTTTTGTTTTACTAACAGATAGAGACAGATTCTTTATCACAGACGGAAGATACTACGAAGCCGCAAAAGAAAAGCTAAAAGACTGGAATGTTATTCTTCTAGGGGAGAATGATAAAAAACATATAGATCACCTGAAAGAGATACTTAAAGATTTAGGTGGAAAAAAGATAGGATTTCAGGAGGATAAGGTAACAGTATCATTCTTCAAAAAACTTACAGAGGATAGGGATTTCAGATCAGCATTTGTTGGATATGAAGGCTTTTTGAACGATATCAGAATGGTAAAGACGGAAAAAGAGATTGAAATTATAAAGGAGGCTGTTAAAAAAACGGACATAATTTTCTCAAAGATCGTTCAGGAGATAAAGGATCTCAAAACTGAACTTGATGTAAGGAGAAGGATAATAGACCTGATATTCCAGATGAAAGGAACAGGTGAGAGCTTCCCCTCAATAGTTGCTTCCGGAGAACATTCTGCCATTCCCCATTACGAAACCTCTGATCACAGGGTAAAGTGGAACTCTCCTCTACTTATAGATATGGGAATGAGATATAAAGGTTACTGTTCAGATTTTACAAGAACTTTATTTCTTGGGAATGTAGATCCCGAACTTAAAAAAGTGTACGAGATAGTAAAAGAAGCACATCTCTCAGCAGTGGAAAAAGTAAAAGCCGGTCTCCCTGTTAAGGAGATAGATCTGGCTGCAAGAGATGTTATACAGAAATCTGGCTACGGTGATTACTTTATCCATTCTACAGGGCATGGCGTTGGTATTGAGATACACGAAGCCCCGAGAATCTCAAAAAACTCGGAAGAGATAATCCGGGAAAACACTGTGTTTACCATTGAACCCGGTATATACCTACCTGGTAAAGGTGGTGTCAGACTTGAGAATATTGTTGTATGCAGAAAAGATAAGGCAGAGGTACTAACAACAACAGCTCTTGATATCTTACTTGTCCAGTAACTTTTCCAGAAGGATTTCCAGTCTATCAACCACTCTTACAAGCTTATCAGTTATGTCCTTAATACTGTCAAGACCTTCTTTATCATCGTTGATTAAATTAAGATAAAGATCAATCGCGTCTTTGAGTATCTGGGTTTCTGACTTACCTGTAAGTTCTTTGATCTGTTCAAGTTTTTTAAGTGTGTCTTTTTCAAACACGTAGGTTTTCTTTTTCTTCAAAATATTTCTCCTTTCATCTCAAAATATAGATAAAAGATTCACAAAATTATGACATCCCTCATATTTATTAATAGATACATTCTGTATTTTTACAGAAAAATGGAGAGAAAAGATGATATCCCTTTCGTATCTTACACACTACATAGAGCCTATAATAGATAAATACAAAGAGGACATCTTAAAGGATAAAAACCTTTCAGAATTCTTTGAATCAGACCAGGAAATTGAAGATGTTGCCGATAAAATAAAACACTTTTTAGAAGAGGCTTTTAAAAAAGAGGATGAGGATGAGATAAAGGAGCTATTCTTTGCCCTCGGCTACAGTCATGCATCAAAAGATGTTCCCTTTGTAAATGTTGTTTCAGGACTGAATTATATAAAAAATGAGATATACAAAAAGATATTTGAGGATGATCAGTACAAACTCCTTGTTCCTTTTTTAAATACATTTTTTGATATCGGGATAAATTACTTTTCAAAAGGTTATCTCCACTACAATGTAGAGTCATTTATTAATGAGTATGAGATATTTGATATTTGGAGGTACAAGGATTACAAAAGATACCTTATTGAATGGGCGATAAATATTTCAAAGTATATAGATGGGAAATCAGCGAAGCTGCCTGAGCTAGATCCCGAAAAATGTGATCTGTACAAAGTGTTGAGCAGTTTTGACTTTCAGGTTAAATGTCCGGATAAAGATACCTACGAGCAGATACTGAGAGTTCATAAAGCTGTTCATAATATAGGTAGAAGTGTTGTTTACTACGTAAACTCTAAAAGATATATGGAGGCTTATTTCCTTTATAAGACCTTTCTTGCAGAAGTTTACAGGCTCCTAAACGATATAGACACGGTCAATTTTATGTTTGAGATGAACAAGGAAGATATATTCTTTAAAACAATACTTGAAAAAACCAAAAAGGAAACGCCATATATAACAATAATAAATGTCAGAAATCTAAAGATCATAAATAAATTTTATGGGACAGAAACAGGTGATAAGGTACTTCACTCAGTAACGAGAATTTTACATGAGATGCTTGATTTCTCCCAGAACATCTTTATAAAAGGTTACTCAGGTGATTTTTATATACTGCACAGGTACAGGCTTCAACATCCGTACAACTTTGGAAGATTTCTAAAGAAAAGTCTTGAAAGCATAGTCATAAAAAACAGCATAGATATAAAGTTTAAAGTATCAATAGCTATACTTGAGATAGGAGATATCCTGGACAAGAAAGAGCTCAGAAAGATACTGAACCATGCTATCCAGAAGGCAAAAGAGATACCTGACGAGGTGATATTTTTCAGTAAAAAACAGATCGAAGAACAGTTTTTCTCCGAGATACATACTGTATTTAAGAATGTAACGGTAATTGAAAAGGCTTTCAAAGAGAACAGAATTGATGTTTTCTTCCAACCTATAGTATCCCTCTCAACAGGAAAAGTAAATCACCTTGAAGCATTAGCCAGAATAAACCAGGGCGACAGATTTATACCAGCAGGTGCTTTCATAGACCTTATATACGATATGAATCTTATTCAGGAACTTGATCTTTCAGTTTTAAGAAAGGTTTACGATTACAGAAAATATATACAAAAAATAACTGACACTATCTTCATAAACGTGAGTGCAGCTTCCATATCTTCACCTGAGTTTGTGAAAGAGCTTGTTCAGAAGATAAGCAGAATGAAAAAAGAGGGTATAGAAACCATCATTGAACTCACTGAACAGTCTTTTCTTGAAAATATAGATCTTATTAAATTCCTCAGGAAAGAGCAGAACTTCATTTTTGCTGTTGATGATTTTGGAACAGGTTACTCTTCTGTAAGAACAGTATATGATCTTTCAGAGATAGATGCTATAAGATATCTAAAGATAGACGGTTCACTGATAAAGAATATTGATAAATCTGATAAAGATATAAAACCGGTTGAGACCATTGTTTCATTCGCTAAAACGCTGGGTCTTGAAACAATAGCAGAATTTGTTGAAAATAAAGTTATTGCAGATAAGCTTAAGGATATAAAGGTAGAGTACGGCCAGGGATATTACTTCTATAAACCATCTGAGATCAAAAATTTAATAACGGATCTAACTTAATGGAAAAAAAAGTTAAAGATCTTTGGGAAAAGCTTTCTGATGAGAATGATTTTTTCGCAGCATATCAGGGTGTATTTGCAGACAACTTCGCAAGTCTTATGAAAAGTAACATAAAACTCAAAATACCTGAGACTGCCCTGAAAAAACTGGGTAACGATATTTACAAGACCTTATTTATCGTAAAAAAACAGCCTGAAAAAGAACTTTACCATCTCTCACTGAAAATGTATCAGACAAAGACAGAGATAAAATCTGTCCTTTCTAAGCTTTTTATGATTATGATAAAAGATTTTATTGACCATCTTGTTGAAAAAAGCGATGATATAAATCCTGTTAAAACACTTATATCTCTTATTGATCTGTACATACAGAGTATTGAAAGGGCAAATATGGATTATATCAACTCTCTTGAAAATACAATTGAAAAAATAAAAAAGGAAAAACAGGAGGTTGAGGAGAACGAAATTATTCTATTATTAGAGACCTCACCGGATAGAGTGTCTATAATAGATTACTTTTATGAGGTTCCTGTTATATGCAAAAGTAAGTTAAAATCCATCCACAAAAATGAGGCTGTTTTTAATGTAAAACACTGTATATTTAAGATATTTGAACCTGGACATTACGTTTTTATAAGGATAGGGGATCTATCAAAACCTATAAAAGCCCTCATAAAAGATATAAACTACCAGCATGGGATTCTAACACTTACTGAGTTTTCCTTCTCTGAGATCCCACAGGAAAAAAGAAAATTTGTCAGAGTAAGGGTCAAGGACAAAATACTTATAACATTACAGAAAGGCAGTAAAACGATAGAAGGTTTTATTGATGATATATCCGTTGGTGGGATAGGCGTTTTTACCGTTATGATAGATGATCTTCAGGTAGGAGATAAGCTTCATATATCTTTCATACTGAACAATAAAGATTTTGATGTTATGGGGGAGATAAAATATATAACACAGTTAGAAGATATGTACAGGATAGGAATACAGTTTCTTGACCTTTCTGTAAAACATGAGGATATAATCGGTGAGTTTGTTATGAAAAGACAGTTTGAGATCCTGAAAAAATTAAGAGAATTATGATCTCCTTCAGTTAAGTTTAACCCTGACTGGTATAAAATACCTCAAAAACTAAGGAAATAAAATGGATTTTTATATATCAGGTTTTGAAGCTGATCTTACACTTGAAATAGAAAATGTCAAAAGATTTATGGATGAGTACAGAAGTGTAAATTCGGTGTTAGATCTGAATGAGAACCTGTATGACAGTATACTGCTTGATTTTGGAACAGAGAGATTGAAACTTGCGACCTCTCTTTTAACAACATTACTTACAGATATTGAGAGAAGGGGAGTTAAGGCTGTAAGTGCGGTATTTGATATACTCCAAAGAGAGAAAGAGTTTGATCTGGCTGTTTTTCTTTCAAATAGAATCTTTGAAAAGTACAGAAACAACTCGCTGGAAGAAATTTTAATCAGGACAAAAATATACACAAAAGTACTGAATATTCTCCTGAACAAGAAAGATGTTTACTTTTTCACATATTACCTGTCAGGATATTTAGACGATCTGAATCTACTGCTTAAATATCACAGAGATCTGATTGAGGAGATTTTTATATCGGCAACGTACTTTAACCAGTTTATGTATTCCTACTATGTAACGGTTATCAATGATAATGAGAGAGCTTTAGGTTATTTAATAAAGGATATAGAACTCAGGGATCATCTTTTCAGGAAAGGAATCCTCAGATTTCCAGAAAATAACAACATCTTTCATATTATCAATCTTACAGGACTATTTTTTCAGCTTGAAGACTCTCTGATAAAGCTGATGATAGATCTTGATTTTTATATAAGAAAGATAAGAGACGAGCTTCTGGAACTGAATAAATTCCTGAAGAAAAATCCGGACAAAAGATCTCTATTTTTAAACTACGATATGAAAAGGTATATAAATGAATTTCTCACAAATATTTATATAGCCGGTTATGAGAACTACTATATGGAAATATCAGATATATTCCCAGAACTAACGACAGGTGATAACAGGATTATTATAAAGATGCTTGATCTGTATAAAAAAGATGATCTTTCAGAGGAGAAGATTAAAAGTTTAAAAAAGGAGATGGAGATACTTTTCAATAATATCTCAAAAGATAAAAAGGAAAGGGTTCTATACACCTACTACAACATACTGGCAGATCTTTACTCAGACAACGTTAAGGAGTTAATGTCTCTTAAAAGAGAGATAGAAAAAGAGATCTCAAAACTCCCTATTTTGAAAATTCCTCTTTTCAGGATTTTAAACTTTTCAGGTTACACAGAAGAGGCCTACAACATAGCACAGGAAGTGAAGAGAGAGCTTATTATATCCGGTAGAGAAAACCTTTTGAAGACTGTAGAAAGGTTTATTGAAGAGGAATTCTAAATACGCATTATTCTACCAACAGGCATTATATAGATAGGTTCATAAGCTGTGTTCAGTACTTTTTTAACAACCTCATCATAAAAAGCTCCAATGGATACTGTTCCCAAACCTAATGATGTTGCCTGAAGGTAAATATTCTGTGAAACATGTCCGGCTTCCATATAAACATATCTTACACCTCTACTTCCGTATTTAACTGTAGTTCTCTCAAATTCAGCGGTTATAACAATACTGATTGGTGCATTCAGAATATACTCCTGATAGAGAGCCGATTCGTACAGAAGGTTTCTAACATCTTTTTCCAGAATCGAAATTATGCTGTGTGAGTATGGATCATATCTGTAAACTCCGGAGTTAATTTCTTCAACATCCCCAGCAACAAGGTAAAGTTCAATGGGGTATAAAGCACCTGCAGAGGGAGAAGTTCTAAAACCATCATTTCCTGTAATTCCCTGACCAGCCCAGAGAAGTTGTGAAACATCCTGAAAAGATAGAGGAGACCTTCTGAAAGATCTGTGTGATCTTCTTTTCAGTAATGCCTTTTCTAAAGGCATCCTTCCCGATATTGAAACCTCTGGTAACTTAATCTTTTTCATTTCTTCCTATAATAATACTTACTGTCGGGAATAGGTTTTCTATATACTCAATCTTAAATCCAAAACCTTCAATCTCTTCCTTTAACATACCAGCTGTAATAAAATGGTCTATAGAGTCCGCGAGATATCTGTAAGCTTTAAAATCACCTGTTATCATCCCACCTATGTAGGGAAGAATTTTCTGTATATAAAAATGTGAAAGTCTGTAAAGAAATCCTCCATCTTCCCTGTGTATAAACTCCAGGATAACAAGATACTTCCCATCTTTCAGAACCCTGTGGAACTCAGAAAATGCCTTTTTTCTGTCTTCCATATTCCTTACACCGAAGGCAACGAAAATTATATCTGTACTGTTATCTTTAAGCGGTATTTCCTCTGCTGCTGCATTTATAAAAAATGCATTTTTTGTTGTATTTTTTGCAAACTCAAGCATTCTTATTGCAGGATCAAGACCTACAAATCTTTCTGTTAAAGAGTTCCTGCAGTGTTTTATGATCTCACCTGTTCCGGTGGCAACATCTAAGAATATATTTACTTTCTCATTTCCATTGAGTTCATAAACCTTTTTACAGGCCTTTCTCCTCCACAGTATATCAAGGCCAAAACTGAGGATATGATTAACGATCTCGTATCTGTCCGATATTCTGTTAAAAAGCTGAGATATCTCTTTTCTATCCCCCATAATATTAATAGTTACAGGATTTTATATTTATGACAACTGGATGATCTTCAATTATTATTAAAAGAAAAAACAGAGAGGTTAGGAGATGTTCATCAACTGGAACTGGGATATGATAAGGAAGAAGAGGAAAGACAGTTTTGAGAAGTTCAGAAATTTTTTTATTTTTGATATTGAAACTGTGAAAGATGAGGGGATGTTTGAAAAGGTAGCTGATGAGAAAGAGAGAAAGATTGATCAGGAAGGTGATTTTCTTCCTGTTCCATTTCACAGGATAGTCTCAATCGGAACTATGATAATAAAAGATAAAAGGATAATTAGCTTTGAGACGATATCAACAACTGATGAGATGGAAGCCTTAAGATTTTTCTGGATAAAGTACAGAGAATCTTTTGATTTTATACAGGATAGAGATCCAAACGATGGAAAGGTAAAAAATCATATATCAGTTTTCCCTGTTCTTATATCAATCAATGGGAAAGGTTTTGATATTCCAACAATTATGGTAAGGACATTAAGGTATATTCCTGATTTTGAAGAGGGTCTCAGAAAGTTTGTAAGCATCCATCTTGACAGGTTTGATACATGGGAAAAGGAGTTTCCAAAATATACACACAGATACACAAAGTTTCATATAGATATCCCAGAGGATATATTTGGGAAAAAGATATCATTGAAAAATCTTTGCTATCTCTGTGGTATCCCTGTTAAACAGGAAGGCGACGGTAAAGAAGTTTCCCAGATGTTTAATAACGGTGACCTGAAAAAGATAGGTGCATACTGTTCAGAAGATGTGCTTGCCACAGCAAAACTTTTTTCCTACGTAAACCAGCATCTACTTTACGGTACATACCTCTTTCCAGAGTTTGAGAACTTTGATGGGATTCAGCCTGTTATACATATTGGAAGTTATGATTGACCTTTACGGATATTTTTATTATCTTTATATAACTGAATAACTGTTCACTTATGGAGGAAGATGTGTGTCTCTCAATACCTTCTAAGATAGTTGAGATACTGCCTGATAACTATGCTGTTGTGGATACAATGGGTGTAAAAAGAAAGGTCTCACTTGATCTTATGCCTGAACCCGTTGAGGTGGGAGATTATGTTCTTATCCATGTTGGATACGCGATGACAAAGATGAGTGAAGAGGATGCCCTTGAAAGTCTGAAAGTTTACGAGGAGATAATACAGAAACTTGAGGAGGAAGAGAGCCAGCCATAAATTTAAAGAAAAAACAAGGAGATTACGATGGGAAAAATAATTATTGAAATTCCAGGAAATATAGAAGAGACCATTAAAATCAAAAATGAAAGAGATATTGAGGAAACCTTAGAAAGACTTAAAATGCGAATTAAACGCGTAAAAGCCAAAGAAACCTTAGACAAACTGATCGGCTCATTTGAGATTGAAGAAGATATAGATGAGGAAGATATCTACTCAAGAGGAAGATATGAATAAAAGGTTCTTTATAGATAGTAATATCTTCATAGAAGCTTTGAAGAAAAATCCAGATTATCAGGCAAAAGAATTAATAAGCTATATATACACGGACATATTTAACGATTATTATATAAATGACATTGTTTTCAGTGAAGTTTATTATCATCTGATAATTAAAGGCAAGCTAACAGCAAGGAAAAAAGAGAACGACTTGTGGAAACTCATTAGCAGTATATTATTTTTAAACTCAAATTTTCAAATTATTGAAGAGGCAAGAAATTTAATAAAGAACAAAAAGTTAAAAACAAACGATGCACTAATACTGTCCACTGTAAAAAATTACCAAATTCCCTATTTAATATCTCTAGATAATGATTTTTCAGACTGTATAAAAAATGAAAACATAAAGATTATAAGTAAGCCAGAAGAACTAAAAACGTTAGTAAAGGAAATGTAAGATGCAAAAAGTGGACTACCTGAAGGACTTTAGAGATCCAAAGAGAATAAAAGCTCTTGCAAAACTGATACAAAAAGAGGTAAGAAGACCAGTTAATGTTATGGAAGTGTGTGGTGGACATACCCACACAATAATGAAATACGGACTAAACCAGATACTTCCCCCAGAGATACAGTTTGTCCACGGTCCTGGCTGTCCTGTATGTATAATGCCAAAGGAAAGGATTGATCATGCTGTTGCACTTGTTCAGGATGAGAAAAATATAGTTGCAACACTTGGTGATATGATAAGAGTTCCGGGGTCTAAAAGTTCACTCCAGAAAGAAAGGGCTAAAGGGAAAAAAGTGAGAATGCTTTACGCTCCATTTGATATTCTTAAGATATCGAAGGAGAACCCTGATAAAAATGTTATATACTTTGCGATAGGTTTTGAGACAACAACACCCATGACAGCTGCCTTAATAGAGAGGGTTCTCCAGGAGAAGATAAAAAATATATACTTCCATATAAACCATGTACTTGTTCCACCACCTATAAAGGCGATTATGGATAGTGGTGAGGCAAAAATAGACGCATTTATAGGTCCCGCCCATGTTTCTGTTATAACAGGGGCAAAGATATACCAGGAGATAGTTGATCTTTACAGAACACCTGTTGTTATTGCAGGTTTTGAGCCTGTTGATATTATGGAAAGTGTTCTCTGGATCGTAAGACAGTTTAATGATGGCAGGGTTCAGGTTGAAAATCAGTACAGAAGAGCTGTTACATGGGAGGGAAATATTAAAGCTCAGGAGATGATATACAGATATATGGAACCAAGAGAGACATTCAGATGGAGAGGAATAGGAGATATACCGTATTCGGCACTTAAACTTAAGGATAAGTACTCATTTCTGGATGCCGAAAAGGTATTTGGGGATATTTTACCTGATCAGCCCATAGACGATCACAAACTGTGTATATGCGGTGATATCTTAAAGGGGATTGCAAAACCTTACGACTGCAGGGTTTTTGGAAAATCCTGTACACCACAAAACCCTCTCGGTTCATGTATGGTATCTTCTGAGGGAGCCTGTTCCGCATATTACAGATACGGTAAACTCCAGCTTAAGTAGTAGAAACTCCATCTTTTCCCAATTATATTAAAGATAAATGATACATACGGAGAAAAGATGGATGATCACAGGTTTTACTCCACACCTGTAAAGGATCTTTTAGATTTTTTCAACACAGGACTAAACGGCCTTTCAGATGAAGAAGTAAAGAGAAGAATTGAAAAATACGGACTTAATGAGTTAGAGGAAAAAAAAGAGAGCTCTTTACTGATCTTCTTCAGACAGTTTAACAACCCACTCGTTTATATACTTATAGTTGCTATTACCATCACTTTCTTTATGGGTGATTATATAGATGCAGGGATTATAGCTGGAATAGTTTTTGTTAACGGACTTCTCGGTTTCTTCCAGGAGATAAA is a window of Persephonella marina EX-H1 DNA encoding:
- a CDS encoding PEGA domain-containing protein, which produces MKDLLRVTLFFLAVLILASCEGKGKLVIKEPPNADVYINGEHVGKTPIELELKEAKYNITVATSPFDLETKKGVQIYFDHVTELKFNPTPKGILVADSKPQGAQVLENKELIGVTPLEEKIDVGEHHIIFKLGAVGTSRVVNIEYGKPTKIFVNLEKAVIHFNGIPQDAVFYIDGKKIGSFPKTVELDEGLHRITIEKGVYRDSFTLKVKKGDEFNVRYVLEDVQLPPIQAYGPISFTPDRKYLVTMGKAGIYFWDIKKFKPQISLYDPKDVRNFDKFINFGISENGEFVAGIKPIRKLAYALKDKTKKYDKILVWDMKTTFPVLSKLYPMESIAVFIGNDKLYFITKDGYIKIADFKTGEIKEEISIGDKPTVAKYDKGIIFIGTESGKIVQFDTAQRSKTEKRIHQGKVNSLEISFDRKFIVTASSDGKVAILDKDLNNQKIFEFGSEILSANISPENKKIAVGKPDRTVDVIDINSGETLYSIDGLKAPVISLAFSNEDILITASSIKTPRVNIWKNGHLLRKWIQTVE
- the purF gene encoding amidophosphoribosyltransferase, which gives rise to MCGVFGVFNNSLASHMTFLGLHALQHRGQESAGIAVSDGYDINLRTGEGLVTKALKEKDLQELKGDIAIGHVRYSTAGGSNPKNIQPFFAHFYGGSFAIAHNGNLVNAEQIREDLEKNGAIFRSTSDTEVFIHLIAKAKEPPPSHIMLHENDRDFLPLIFSAMNKVKGAYSLLILREKQLIAVRDPYGFRPLVLGKNRSGSYFIASETCALDIVDAEYLRDIKPGEVFVIDDSGMRSYFPLDHADNPRKCIFEFVYFARPDSMIFQDWVYEIRKEMGRTLAREFKVDADYVVPVLDSGLLAAKGYSEESGIPLEIGLIRNHYVGRSFIQPKQEIRDLSVKLKLNPVRQVVEGKRLVVIDDSLVRGTTSKKIVNMLRKAGAKEIHFLLSSPPVISPCYYGIDTPTKEELIAANMSIEQIRDYIGVDSLYYLSLEGMIGAANKFRQKGFCTACFTGNYPVF
- a CDS encoding M24 family metallopeptidase, coding for MPNLDKIHNKIRKEGLDSFFFTGSADIFYMTYFSSTNAFVLLTDRDRFFITDGRYYEAAKEKLKDWNVILLGENDKKHIDHLKEILKDLGGKKIGFQEDKVTVSFFKKLTEDRDFRSAFVGYEGFLNDIRMVKTEKEIEIIKEAVKKTDIIFSKIVQEIKDLKTELDVRRRIIDLIFQMKGTGESFPSIVASGEHSAIPHYETSDHRVKWNSPLLIDMGMRYKGYCSDFTRTLFLGNVDPELKKVYEIVKEAHLSAVEKVKAGLPVKEIDLAARDVIQKSGYGDYFIHSTGHGVGIEIHEAPRISKNSEEIIRENTVFTIEPGIYLPGKGGVRLENIVVCRKDKAEVLTTTALDILLVQ
- a CDS encoding EAL domain-containing protein, with amino-acid sequence MISLSYLTHYIEPIIDKYKEDILKDKNLSEFFESDQEIEDVADKIKHFLEEAFKKEDEDEIKELFFALGYSHASKDVPFVNVVSGLNYIKNEIYKKIFEDDQYKLLVPFLNTFFDIGINYFSKGYLHYNVESFINEYEIFDIWRYKDYKRYLIEWAINISKYIDGKSAKLPELDPEKCDLYKVLSSFDFQVKCPDKDTYEQILRVHKAVHNIGRSVVYYVNSKRYMEAYFLYKTFLAEVYRLLNDIDTVNFMFEMNKEDIFFKTILEKTKKETPYITIINVRNLKIINKFYGTETGDKVLHSVTRILHEMLDFSQNIFIKGYSGDFYILHRYRLQHPYNFGRFLKKSLESIVIKNSIDIKFKVSIAILEIGDILDKKELRKILNHAIQKAKEIPDEVIFFSKKQIEEQFFSEIHTVFKNVTVIEKAFKENRIDVFFQPIVSLSTGKVNHLEALARINQGDRFIPAGAFIDLIYDMNLIQELDLSVLRKVYDYRKYIQKITDTIFINVSAASISSPEFVKELVQKISRMKKEGIETIIELTEQSFLENIDLIKFLRKEQNFIFAVDDFGTGYSSVRTVYDLSEIDAIRYLKIDGSLIKNIDKSDKDIKPVETIVSFAKTLGLETIAEFVENKVIADKLKDIKVEYGQGYYFYKPSEIKNLITDLT
- a CDS encoding PilZ domain-containing protein, which encodes MEKKVKDLWEKLSDENDFFAAYQGVFADNFASLMKSNIKLKIPETALKKLGNDIYKTLFIVKKQPEKELYHLSLKMYQTKTEIKSVLSKLFMIMIKDFIDHLVEKSDDINPVKTLISLIDLYIQSIERANMDYINSLENTIEKIKKEKQEVEENEIILLLETSPDRVSIIDYFYEVPVICKSKLKSIHKNEAVFNVKHCIFKIFEPGHYVFIRIGDLSKPIKALIKDINYQHGILTLTEFSFSEIPQEKRKFVRVRVKDKILITLQKGSKTIEGFIDDISVGGIGVFTVMIDDLQVGDKLHISFILNNKDFDVMGEIKYITQLEDMYRIGIQFLDLSVKHEDIIGEFVMKRQFEILKKLREL